A section of the Agrococcus sp. SGAir0287 genome encodes:
- a CDS encoding DNA-3-methyladenine glycosylase family protein, with protein sequence MPALDLPTVLPTPDARLEWVPRHPTSVRLTLGRAQQGGADPTQQRASDGAIWRTIRTPVGDAVARFDHVADAVRCLAWGDGAAHAVAQAPALLGDHDDPSGFVPAHPYLAVAHRMHPGLRIAGSGDMLHGMVGAILEQRVEALVAFTSWTRLVRRLGEPAPEPAPAGMRMFPSGAAWLGVEQGEWRAFDVDLGRAAAIRWAAARERSLQRLVEEGRALADVDRALRSLPGIGPWTSAEVRQRVLGDADAVSIGDFHLATVVGRTLAGRAFDDAELVAFLEPWRGHRYRVARLVYAGGFERAPRRAPRRSPGPQPRAARPGAGG encoded by the coding sequence GTGCCCGCGCTCGACCTGCCCACCGTGCTGCCGACGCCGGACGCGCGGCTCGAGTGGGTGCCGCGGCATCCGACCTCGGTGCGTCTGACCCTCGGTCGCGCGCAGCAGGGCGGCGCGGACCCGACGCAGCAGCGGGCCAGCGACGGCGCGATCTGGCGCACGATCCGCACGCCCGTCGGCGATGCCGTCGCGCGGTTCGACCACGTCGCGGATGCGGTGCGGTGCCTCGCCTGGGGCGACGGGGCGGCGCACGCGGTCGCGCAGGCGCCCGCGCTGCTCGGCGACCACGACGATCCCAGCGGCTTCGTGCCCGCGCATCCCTACCTCGCGGTCGCCCACCGCATGCATCCCGGCCTGCGCATCGCGGGCAGCGGCGACATGCTGCACGGCATGGTCGGAGCGATCCTCGAGCAGCGCGTCGAGGCGCTCGTCGCGTTCACGTCGTGGACGCGGCTCGTGCGCCGGCTCGGCGAGCCGGCCCCCGAGCCGGCGCCCGCGGGCATGCGCATGTTCCCCTCGGGCGCGGCGTGGCTGGGCGTCGAGCAGGGGGAGTGGCGCGCGTTCGACGTCGACCTCGGACGCGCGGCGGCGATCCGCTGGGCTGCGGCGCGCGAGCGCAGCCTGCAGCGGCTCGTCGAGGAGGGTCGCGCTCTCGCCGACGTCGATCGCGCGCTGCGATCGCTGCCGGGCATCGGGCCCTGGACGTCGGCCGAGGTGCGGCAGCGGGTGCTCGGCGATGCGGATGCCGTGTCGATCGGCGACTTCCATCTTGCGACGGTCGTCGGCCGCACGCTGGCGGGTCGCGCCTTCGACGACGCCGAGCTCGTCGCATTCCTCGAGCCATGGCGGGGTCATCGCTACCGTGTCGCGCGGCTCGTGTACGCCGGGGGCTTCGAGCGCGCGCCGCGTCGGGCGCCGCGCCGATCGCCCGGGCCGCAGCCGCGCGCCGCGCGTCCGGGGGCGGGAGGCTAG
- a CDS encoding UbiA family prenyltransferase, with product MTPVADRAGAWSTLRRLVHISRPVLWINTIGTGLLGMWLTGELLDPTAIPILLWLTLPFNLLIYGVNDIFDQDTDALNPRKGSIEGARIEPREVRAIVWGVVATNVPFLVWFVIVLPPAAIVVIALYAAVFVFYSAPPLHFKRRPFLDSLSNAAYGLPLLVMPLALGAPPVWPAVAGLLVWSVAKHAYDAVQDIEEDRAAGITTTAVLLGPRGTAIWSAAWWAASTALFAIVSIPVAVVNLLIAGALVLLLLRRPTPATAHRLYRLSVAFPYVAGGIASILVLAAIVLGTWP from the coding sequence ATGACGCCCGTCGCCGATCGCGCCGGAGCGTGGTCGACGCTGCGGCGACTCGTGCACATCTCACGCCCCGTGCTGTGGATCAACACGATCGGCACCGGCCTGCTCGGGATGTGGCTGACGGGCGAGCTCCTCGACCCGACCGCGATCCCGATCCTGCTGTGGCTCACGCTGCCGTTCAACCTGCTGATCTACGGCGTGAACGACATCTTCGACCAGGACACGGACGCGCTGAACCCGCGGAAGGGGTCGATCGAGGGCGCGCGCATCGAGCCGCGGGAGGTGCGCGCGATCGTCTGGGGCGTGGTGGCGACGAACGTGCCGTTCCTCGTGTGGTTCGTCATCGTGCTCCCACCGGCCGCCATCGTCGTCATCGCGCTCTACGCCGCCGTCTTCGTCTTCTACTCCGCTCCCCCGCTGCACTTCAAGCGGCGCCCCTTCCTCGACTCGCTGAGCAACGCCGCGTACGGCCTGCCGCTGCTCGTCATGCCGCTGGCGCTCGGCGCGCCGCCGGTGTGGCCGGCGGTCGCCGGGCTCCTCGTGTGGAGCGTGGCGAAGCACGCCTACGACGCGGTGCAGGACATCGAGGAGGATCGCGCGGCCGGCATCACGACGACGGCCGTGCTGCTCGGACCGCGCGGCACGGCGATCTGGAGCGCCGCGTGGTGGGCGGCGTCGACGGCGCTGTTCGCGATCGTGAGCATCCCGGTCGCCGTCGTGAACCTGCTCATCGCCGGCGCGCTCGTGCTGCTGCTGCTGCGACGACCCACGCCGGCCACGGCGCACCGCCTCTACCGCCTCTCGGTGGCGTTCCCGTACGTCGCGGGCGGCATCGCCAGCATCCTCGTGCTCGCGGCGATCGTGCTCGGGACGTGGCCGTGA
- a CDS encoding phytoene desaturase family protein has product MSRIVVVGAGLGGLAVSALLAHAGHTVTLLEAHDAVGGKSRRIELDGQRIDTGPSLVTFPAVWERLLRRLDAGPRAIADVGALDLLRLPEVGRYYLDGESTTLPVEAGHPWDAAWQRFSELHAPLADDVTALLVADPLDRRSLPALRRLLAVYGPRLSTRAYLDSLPWLPDGLREIIAIHTLNAGVAPHRTPALYASMPAIMASSGVWVPRGGVFEIALALRRLAEAAGVEVRTSETVVRMERGRVRTTETVHAADVVVSALDADRAEALLGGDRPTPRPASRLSCSAVALYGVLREPLPASYAAHSVVLPRDPAALHRSLAAGDEPAETMAFVNHYRAGEVYPNDRSTLAILLTSPADGRSYGPEHPFVRREIERISAEMGLDAPLTDAMTDPIVLDPRHFGTVGEPHGALYGATHPLWMSGPLHRPGHHDLRRPWLWRVGASVHPGGGIPAVLGGAMMVASKLLARHPASR; this is encoded by the coding sequence GTGAGCCGCATCGTCGTCGTCGGCGCCGGGCTCGGCGGCCTCGCGGTCTCCGCGCTGCTCGCCCACGCGGGCCACACGGTGACTCTGCTGGAGGCGCACGACGCCGTCGGCGGCAAGAGCCGACGCATCGAGCTCGACGGGCAGCGGATCGACACCGGCCCGTCGCTCGTCACGTTCCCCGCCGTCTGGGAGCGACTCCTGCGACGGCTCGACGCCGGACCGCGCGCGATCGCCGACGTCGGGGCCCTCGACCTGCTGCGACTGCCGGAGGTCGGGCGCTACTACCTCGACGGCGAGAGCACGACGCTGCCGGTCGAGGCAGGCCACCCGTGGGATGCGGCCTGGCAGCGGTTCAGCGAGCTGCACGCGCCGCTCGCCGACGACGTCACGGCGCTGCTCGTCGCGGATCCCCTCGATCGCAGGTCGCTGCCGGCGCTGCGGCGACTGCTCGCCGTCTACGGCCCCAGGCTGAGCACGCGCGCCTACCTCGACAGCCTGCCCTGGCTGCCCGACGGCCTCCGCGAGATCATCGCCATCCACACGCTGAACGCCGGCGTCGCCCCGCACCGCACGCCTGCGCTGTATGCGAGCATGCCGGCGATCATGGCCTCTTCGGGCGTCTGGGTGCCGCGCGGCGGCGTGTTCGAGATCGCCCTCGCGCTGCGCCGGCTCGCGGAGGCGGCGGGCGTCGAGGTGCGCACGAGCGAGACGGTCGTGCGCATGGAGCGCGGCCGCGTGCGCACGACCGAGACGGTGCACGCCGCCGACGTGGTCGTGAGCGCGCTCGACGCGGATCGGGCGGAGGCGCTGCTCGGCGGCGACCGCCCGACCCCCAGGCCCGCGAGCCGCCTGTCGTGCTCGGCCGTCGCGCTCTACGGCGTGCTGCGGGAGCCGCTGCCGGCGTCGTACGCCGCGCACAGCGTCGTGCTGCCGCGGGATCCTGCCGCGCTGCATCGCAGCCTCGCCGCCGGCGACGAGCCCGCCGAGACCATGGCGTTCGTGAACCACTACCGTGCCGGCGAGGTCTACCCGAACGACCGATCCACGCTCGCGATCCTGCTCACGAGCCCCGCCGACGGTCGCTCCTACGGGCCGGAGCATCCCTTCGTGCGTCGCGAGATCGAGCGCATCTCCGCCGAGATGGGCCTCGACGCGCCGCTCACGGACGCCATGACCGACCCCATCGTGCTCGATCCGCGGCACTTCGGCACCGTCGGCGAGCCGCACGGCGCGCTCTACGGCGCGACGCATCCGCTGTGGATGAGCGGCCCGCTGCATCGCCCCGGGCACCATGACCTCCGCAGGCCGTGGCTCTGGCGGGTCGGCGCGTCCGTGCACCCCGGCGGCGGCATCCCCGCCGTGCTCGGCGGCGCGATGATGGTCGCCTCGAAGCTGCTCGCGCGGCACCCGGCGTCGCGCTGA
- a CDS encoding heavy metal translocating P-type ATPase, with protein MDHDAHTTHHVASHDRAATSEHDAGHQHGGHGGHGGHGGHGGHGGHGDHAAQFRSRFWIALALTVPTVALSGMVASIVGYRVPDVPGASWVSPVLGTILYAWDGWPFLRGAVDEVRARRPGMMLLVALAITVAFVASWAATLGLAPHHLDFWWELALLVTIMLLGHWLEMRSLAATSSALDALAALLPDAAERVTEHGVERVAPSELRVGDVVVVRPGAALPADGRVVDGAAAIDESMVTGESRSVQRGVGDAVTAGTVATDSSLRIAVTAIGDDTALAGIARLVAEAQSSTSRAQRLADRAAGWLFWFALAAAVVTATAWLLVGTPEDAVVRTVTVLVIACPHALGLAIPLVVAISTERAARGGVLVRDRLALERMRLVDVVVLDKTGTLTRGEPAVLDATGVGDAEADAVLALAAAAEADSEHPLARAIVRAADERGLRREQAVDASSSPAVGVAATVAGARVRVGGPRMLEEHGLAATDAASAWSREGSTVLHVVRDDQVIGALRLADEIRPESADAIRALHALGVEVVMLTGDAEPVARSVAASLGIDRFVAGVRPEDKAQHVAALQADGRTVAMVGDGVNDAPALARADVGIAIGAGTDVAIASAGVVLAGSDPRSVVSVIELSRAGAAKMRQNLWWAAGYNLLSVPLAAGVLAPIGVVLPMSVGALLMSVSTIVVAANAQLLRRLDLRPDRSVDAVLADRRPTTTSQGAS; from the coding sequence ATGGACCACGACGCGCACACGACCCACCACGTCGCGTCGCACGACCGTGCGGCCACGAGCGAGCACGACGCCGGCCACCAGCACGGCGGCCACGGCGGCCACGGCGGCCACGGCGGCCACGGCGGCCACGGCGGCCACGGCGATCACGCCGCGCAGTTCCGCTCGCGGTTCTGGATCGCCCTCGCGCTCACGGTGCCCACCGTCGCGCTGTCGGGCATGGTCGCCTCGATCGTCGGCTACCGGGTGCCCGACGTGCCCGGTGCATCGTGGGTCTCGCCGGTGCTCGGCACGATCCTGTACGCTTGGGACGGGTGGCCGTTCCTGCGCGGCGCCGTCGACGAGGTCCGCGCACGCCGCCCGGGCATGATGCTGCTCGTCGCGCTCGCGATCACCGTCGCGTTCGTCGCCTCCTGGGCGGCGACGCTCGGCCTCGCTCCCCATCACCTCGACTTCTGGTGGGAGCTCGCGCTGCTCGTCACGATCATGCTGCTCGGCCACTGGCTCGAGATGCGCTCGCTCGCCGCGACGAGCTCCGCGCTCGACGCGCTCGCGGCCCTGCTGCCGGACGCTGCCGAGCGCGTCACCGAGCACGGCGTGGAGCGCGTCGCGCCCTCCGAGCTCCGCGTCGGCGACGTCGTCGTCGTGCGGCCGGGCGCGGCGCTGCCGGCCGACGGCCGCGTCGTCGACGGTGCGGCCGCGATCGACGAGTCGATGGTCACGGGCGAGTCCCGCTCCGTGCAGCGCGGCGTCGGCGACGCGGTGACCGCGGGCACGGTCGCGACGGACTCGAGCCTCAGGATCGCGGTGACCGCGATCGGTGACGACACGGCGCTCGCCGGCATCGCGAGGCTCGTCGCCGAGGCGCAGTCGTCGACCTCCCGCGCGCAGCGCCTCGCCGACCGCGCGGCGGGCTGGCTCTTCTGGTTCGCGCTGGCCGCCGCGGTCGTCACCGCGACCGCATGGCTGCTCGTCGGCACGCCCGAGGATGCGGTCGTGCGCACCGTCACGGTGCTCGTCATCGCGTGCCCGCATGCGCTCGGCCTCGCCATCCCGCTCGTCGTCGCGATCTCGACGGAGCGGGCCGCGCGCGGCGGCGTGCTCGTGCGCGATCGGCTCGCGCTCGAGCGCATGCGGCTCGTCGACGTCGTCGTGCTCGACAAGACCGGCACCCTCACGCGCGGCGAGCCCGCGGTGCTCGACGCGACGGGGGTGGGCGATGCGGAGGCGGACGCGGTGCTCGCGCTCGCCGCCGCGGCGGAGGCCGACTCCGAGCATCCGCTCGCGCGCGCGATCGTGCGCGCCGCCGACGAGCGCGGGCTGCGTCGCGAGCAGGCGGTCGACGCCTCGTCCTCCCCCGCGGTCGGCGTCGCCGCGACCGTCGCCGGCGCGCGCGTGCGGGTGGGCGGGCCGCGCATGCTCGAGGAGCACGGCCTGGCTGCGACGGATGCTGCGTCCGCGTGGTCGCGCGAGGGCTCGACCGTGCTCCACGTCGTGCGCGACGACCAGGTGATCGGCGCGCTGCGCCTCGCCGACGAGATCCGTCCGGAGTCGGCCGACGCCATCCGCGCCCTGCATGCGCTCGGCGTCGAGGTCGTGATGCTCACGGGCGATGCCGAGCCCGTCGCGCGCAGCGTGGCGGCATCGCTCGGCATCGATCGGTTCGTCGCCGGCGTGCGACCCGAGGACAAGGCGCAGCACGTCGCAGCGCTCCAGGCCGACGGTCGCACCGTCGCGATGGTGGGCGACGGCGTCAACGACGCACCCGCGCTCGCACGCGCCGACGTCGGCATCGCCATCGGCGCGGGCACCGACGTGGCGATCGCGTCGGCCGGCGTCGTGCTCGCCGGCTCCGATCCGCGCTCGGTCGTGTCGGTGATCGAGCTCTCGCGGGCCGGCGCCGCGAAGATGCGGCAGAACCTCTGGTGGGCCGCTGGCTACAACCTGCTCTCGGTGCCGCTGGCCGCGGGCGTGCTCGCTCCGATCGGAGTCGTGCTGCCGATGTCGGTCGGCGCCCTCCTCATGTCCGTCTCCACGATCGTCGTCGCCGCCAACGCGCAGCTGCTGCGCAGGCTCGACCTGCGCCCCGACCGCAGCGTCGACGCCGTGCTCGCCGACCGCCGACCGACCACCACCTCGCAGGGAGCATCATGA
- a CDS encoding DUF1905 domain-containing protein, which yields MRYVFDAALFRWAARRELWTFVRVPDEASAEIREVVGRMGGFASVRVDARIGATRFRTSIFGGADGAFVLPVKRAVRDAEGLVVDRLVRDVEIELVDH from the coding sequence ATGCGCTACGTCTTCGACGCGGCGCTCTTCCGCTGGGCTGCGCGGCGCGAGCTGTGGACCTTCGTGCGCGTGCCCGACGAGGCGAGCGCCGAGATCCGCGAGGTCGTCGGCCGCATGGGCGGCTTCGCATCGGTGCGGGTCGACGCGAGGATCGGCGCGACGCGATTCCGCACGTCGATCTTCGGCGGCGCGGACGGCGCGTTCGTGCTGCCCGTCAAGCGCGCGGTACGCGACGCCGAGGGCCTCGTCGTCGACCGCCTCGTCCGCGACGTGGAGATCGAGCTCGTCGACCACTGA
- a CDS encoding DUF305 domain-containing protein has protein sequence MTRRLVSIAAGLAVAGLALAGCASSDAGSGHDGHASPTATTHASSADVMFASMMIPHHEQAVEMADIVLAKPDLDPRVAELASRIRDAQAPEIATMQAWLEAWGADADAHEGMDHGDDGMLGDDEIAALEAADGATASRLFLEGMIAHHEGAIAMAEQQLADGSDPDALALAALIVETQQAEVDEMRELLAAL, from the coding sequence ATGACCCGCCGACTCGTCTCCATCGCCGCCGGCCTCGCGGTCGCGGGCCTCGCCCTCGCCGGCTGCGCGTCCTCGGACGCCGGATCCGGCCACGACGGCCACGCCTCCCCCACGGCGACCACCCACGCCTCGTCGGCGGACGTCATGTTCGCGAGCATGATGATCCCGCACCACGAGCAGGCCGTGGAGATGGCCGACATCGTGCTCGCGAAGCCCGACCTCGACCCGCGGGTCGCGGAGCTCGCGAGTCGCATCCGCGACGCGCAGGCGCCCGAGATCGCCACGATGCAGGCATGGCTCGAGGCGTGGGGCGCGGATGCCGACGCGCACGAGGGCATGGACCACGGCGACGACGGCATGCTGGGCGACGACGAGATCGCGGCGCTCGAGGCAGCCGACGGCGCCACGGCGTCCCGGCTCTTCCTCGAGGGCATGATCGCGCACCACGAGGGCGCGATCGCCATGGCCGAGCAGCAGCTCGCGGACGGATCCGATCCGGACGCCCTGGCCCTCGCCGCGTTGATCGTCGAGACGCAGCAGGCGGAGGTCGACGAGATGCGCGAGCTGCTCGCGGCGCTCTAG
- a CDS encoding DsbA family protein produces MTAKTWNILGIVAAAVVIVGITIALVVRPWEQPGAAGPDGDVTAADTLDATTHVLDDAGEGAPVVVEFLDFECPSCALVYPEMESLRAEHAGEVTFAVRYFPLASHQNAFPAALAAEAAAQQGEFEAMYQRLFETHSDWAGTDDAAATFRGFAEELGLDMAAYDAAIADPATGDRIEADYEAGVALGVQSTPTIFIDGQRLELSHVDDIGAGIDAALAD; encoded by the coding sequence ATGACCGCCAAGACCTGGAACATCCTCGGCATCGTCGCCGCTGCCGTCGTCATCGTCGGCATCACGATCGCGCTCGTCGTGCGTCCGTGGGAGCAGCCCGGTGCCGCGGGCCCCGACGGGGACGTCACGGCCGCCGACACGCTCGACGCGACGACCCACGTCCTCGACGACGCGGGCGAGGGCGCGCCCGTCGTGGTCGAGTTCCTCGACTTCGAGTGCCCGTCGTGCGCGCTCGTCTACCCCGAGATGGAGTCGCTGCGGGCCGAGCATGCGGGCGAGGTCACGTTCGCCGTGCGGTACTTCCCGCTCGCGTCGCACCAGAACGCCTTCCCGGCCGCGCTCGCCGCCGAGGCCGCCGCGCAGCAGGGCGAGTTCGAGGCCATGTACCAGCGCCTGTTCGAGACGCACAGCGACTGGGCGGGCACCGACGACGCCGCCGCGACGTTCCGCGGCTTCGCCGAGGAGCTCGGCCTCGACATGGCCGCGTACGACGCCGCGATCGCGGATCCTGCGACGGGCGACCGCATCGAGGCGGACTACGAGGCGGGCGTCGCGCTCGGCGTGCAGAGCACGCCGACGATCTTCATCGACGGGCAGCGCCTCGAGCTGAGCCACGTCGACGACATCGGTGCCGGCATCGACGCGGCACTCGCCGACTGA
- a CDS encoding nitronate monooxygenase: MTTARAPLPEAMGWGRRVTVAPMAGGATTPGLVAAAERHGAFAQLAAGYLDAATLRDRIRRTRALGASRFGVNLFAPHPHAIAPDRYAAYWSEIAGDARRVLPDATMPPLMEDDDDWHAKVDVVLAERVPVVSITFGLPDPASLARLRDAGVVTVQTVTTAAEAAAAARAGVDALVVQAAAAGGHSGVWAPDVVPADVPLPQLVGEVRAATTLPIVAAGGIASRGDARAALEAGADAVAVGTAALRADEVGTSATYRAALAGDGVDRTALTRAFTGRYARALVTPFVTAHADAPSGYPALHHLTRPMRAAAATAGDASLLHLWAGTGWRSAREAPIATILDDLEP; the protein is encoded by the coding sequence GTGACGACGGCACGCGCGCCCCTGCCCGAGGCGATGGGATGGGGCAGGCGCGTCACGGTGGCGCCGATGGCGGGCGGCGCGACGACGCCCGGACTCGTCGCCGCCGCCGAGCGGCACGGCGCGTTCGCGCAGCTCGCCGCCGGCTACCTCGACGCGGCGACGCTGCGCGACCGCATCCGGCGGACGCGCGCGCTGGGCGCCTCCCGCTTCGGCGTCAACCTGTTCGCGCCGCATCCGCATGCCATCGCCCCCGACCGCTACGCCGCGTACTGGAGCGAGATCGCGGGCGACGCGCGGCGCGTCCTGCCGGACGCGACGATGCCGCCGCTCATGGAGGACGACGACGACTGGCACGCCAAGGTCGACGTCGTTCTCGCCGAGCGCGTGCCGGTGGTGAGCATCACGTTCGGGCTTCCCGATCCGGCATCCCTCGCCCGACTCCGGGATGCCGGGGTCGTGACCGTGCAGACGGTCACCACGGCAGCCGAGGCCGCGGCCGCGGCGCGAGCCGGGGTCGACGCGCTCGTCGTGCAGGCTGCGGCCGCCGGCGGGCACTCGGGCGTGTGGGCGCCGGACGTCGTGCCCGCCGACGTTCCGCTGCCGCAGCTGGTCGGCGAGGTCCGCGCCGCCACGACGCTGCCGATCGTCGCGGCGGGCGGCATCGCCTCGCGAGGGGATGCGCGCGCTGCGCTCGAGGCCGGCGCGGACGCCGTCGCCGTCGGCACCGCCGCGCTGCGTGCCGACGAGGTCGGCACGTCCGCCACGTATCGCGCGGCGCTCGCGGGCGACGGCGTCGATCGCACCGCGCTCACGCGGGCCTTCACGGGTCGCTACGCACGCGCCCTCGTCACGCCGTTCGTGACCGCGCACGCCGACGCCCCCTCCGGCTACCCGGCGCTGCACCACCTCACGCGTCCCATGCGCGCCGCCGCCGCGACCGCGGGCGACGCCTCGCTCCTGCACCTGTGGGCGGGCACGGGCTGGCGTTCGGCGCGCGAGGCGCCCATCGCGACGATCCTCGACGACCTGGAGCCCTGA
- a CDS encoding dihydrofolate reductase family protein, producing the protein MTRLRVHNLAVSLDGFATGERRTVEAPFGHAGGRLMQWFFPTRTFVTASGHESEAEGSGTVGVDDALAATTNLDIGAEIMGRGKFGPHVGPWPDEEWRGWWGDEPPFRTPVVVLTHHERPDLVLGETTFHFRDLAPADALDLARELAGGLDVRLGGGPTTVRSFLEAGLVDEMHLVLVPIVLGRGVRLWEGLEGVEEQFAIESVASPTGVVHQRFTRRR; encoded by the coding sequence GTGACCAGGCTCCGCGTCCACAACCTCGCCGTCTCGCTCGATGGGTTCGCGACCGGCGAGCGGCGCACCGTCGAGGCGCCCTTCGGGCATGCCGGTGGCCGCCTCATGCAGTGGTTCTTCCCGACCAGGACGTTCGTGACGGCGTCAGGGCACGAGTCGGAGGCTGAGGGATCCGGCACGGTGGGCGTCGACGACGCGCTCGCGGCGACGACGAACCTCGACATCGGCGCGGAGATCATGGGCCGAGGCAAGTTCGGTCCGCACGTCGGGCCGTGGCCGGACGAGGAGTGGCGCGGCTGGTGGGGTGACGAGCCGCCGTTCCGCACGCCCGTCGTCGTGCTGACGCATCACGAGCGGCCGGACCTCGTGCTGGGCGAGACGACGTTCCACTTCCGCGATCTGGCTCCGGCGGATGCGCTCGACCTCGCGCGCGAGCTCGCGGGCGGGTTGGACGTCCGTCTCGGCGGCGGACCGACGACCGTGCGGAGCTTCCTCGAGGCTGGTCTCGTCGACGAGATGCATCTCGTGCTGGTGCCGATCGTGCTGGGGCGCGGCGTGCGGCTCTGGGAGGGCCTGGAGGGCGTCGAGGAGCAGTTCGCGATCGAGTCGGTCGCCTCGCCCACCGGCGTCGTGCATCAGCGGTTCACGCGTCGTCGCTGA
- a CDS encoding GNAT family N-acetyltransferase yields the protein MRIRTASIGEVRRCAALVAEALLDDPVGVRAVRARHGRLRRMRALYEAELRLGAFAHGRVDVAEVDGAIVGVAAWVAPMASPDLVAALRQAPRYAFAVGPLHAAGALRAQRIRRAARPDAAHWMLADVAVAEHARGLGIGGALVEHGLALVDGDAYLEATTAASRRLYERHGFVARASIGLAPGGYPVAMWRDARPLPAPALR from the coding sequence GTGCGCATCCGCACCGCATCGATCGGCGAGGTCCGTCGCTGCGCCGCGCTCGTCGCGGAGGCGCTGCTCGACGACCCGGTCGGCGTGCGCGCCGTGCGCGCCCGCCACGGACGCCTGCGCCGGATGCGGGCGCTCTACGAGGCGGAGCTCCGGCTCGGCGCCTTCGCCCACGGCCGCGTCGACGTCGCGGAGGTGGACGGCGCGATCGTCGGCGTCGCCGCCTGGGTCGCCCCGATGGCGTCGCCCGACCTCGTCGCCGCGCTCCGCCAGGCGCCCCGCTACGCGTTCGCCGTCGGGCCGCTGCACGCCGCCGGCGCCCTGCGCGCGCAGCGCATCCGACGCGCCGCACGGCCCGACGCAGCGCACTGGATGCTCGCCGACGTCGCCGTCGCCGAGCACGCGCGCGGCCTCGGCATCGGCGGTGCGCTCGTCGAGCACGGACTGGCGCTCGTCGACGGCGACGCCTACCTCGAGGCGACGACGGCCGCGAGCAGGCGCCTCTACGAGCGGCACGGCTTCGTCGCCCGAGCGAGCATCGGCCTCGCGCCCGGCGGCTATCCCGTCGCGATGTGGCGCGACGCGCGGCCGCTGCCCGCACCCGCGCTGCGCTAG
- a CDS encoding DUF1905 domain-containing protein, translating into MDVTIEGDVIEWRGPAPYHFVRVPDAEAEAIRELRAIVSYGWGVIPVRGWLGETAFTTSLFPREGDYLVPLKDAVRRAEGVELGDRVVLRLRIG; encoded by the coding sequence ATGGACGTGACCATCGAGGGCGACGTGATCGAGTGGCGCGGCCCCGCGCCGTACCACTTCGTGCGCGTGCCCGACGCGGAGGCCGAGGCCATCCGCGAGCTGCGCGCCATCGTGTCGTACGGGTGGGGCGTCATCCCCGTGCGCGGGTGGCTCGGCGAGACGGCCTTCACGACCTCGCTGTTCCCTCGCGAGGGCGACTACCTCGTGCCGCTGAAGGACGCGGTGCGGCGCGCCGAGGGCGTCGAGCTCGGCGACCGCGTCGTGCTGCGCCTGCGCATCGGCTGA
- a CDS encoding AraC family transcriptional regulator, producing MIATLNRIVDLVEDRIGDDVDLDALAREAGTTGYHLRRMFSSLAGMPLSEYVRRRRMTLAAAEVLGDASLLDVAVRHGYGSTEAFARAFRAVHGVAPADARRDGGPLRPQPLVRFRLTVEGSTSMDVRIADHPPIRLVGHAARVPLIHEGANPHIVAHVQSLPAEEHARLRALSAAEPAGILQVSADVDPDGREGTELTYLHGVAIPADAAAPADLDVIDVPGGEWAVFRTSGPHPEALQTTWAATATEWLPSNPWRLRPGPSIVAVLERSEDFRTATCELWLPVERA from the coding sequence GTGATCGCCACGCTCAACCGCATCGTCGACCTCGTCGAGGATCGCATCGGCGACGACGTCGACCTCGACGCGCTCGCGCGCGAGGCCGGCACCACCGGCTACCACCTGCGGCGCATGTTCTCGTCGCTCGCGGGCATGCCGCTGTCCGAGTACGTGCGTCGTCGGCGCATGACGCTCGCAGCCGCCGAGGTGCTCGGCGACGCGAGCCTGCTCGACGTCGCCGTGCGGCACGGCTACGGCTCCACCGAGGCCTTCGCCCGCGCGTTCCGCGCCGTGCACGGCGTCGCACCCGCCGACGCGCGGCGCGACGGCGGCCCCCTTCGTCCGCAACCGCTCGTCAGGTTCCGCCTGACCGTCGAAGGGAGCACGTCCATGGACGTCCGCATCGCCGACCACCCGCCCATCCGCCTCGTCGGGCACGCCGCACGCGTCCCGCTCATCCACGAGGGCGCGAACCCGCACATCGTCGCCCACGTGCAGTCCCTGCCGGCCGAGGAGCATGCGCGCCTGCGCGCGCTGAGTGCCGCCGAGCCGGCCGGCATCCTGCAGGTGAGCGCCGACGTGGATCCCGACGGACGCGAGGGCACGGAGCTCACCTATCTGCACGGCGTCGCCATCCCCGCGGACGCCGCCGCGCCGGCCGACCTCGACGTCATCGACGTGCCGGGCGGCGAGTGGGCCGTGTTCCGCACCTCGGGTCCGCATCCCGAGGCGCTCCAGACGACCTGGGCCGCGACCGCCACCGAGTGGCTGCCGTCGAACCCGTGGCGCCTGCGACCGGGGCCGTCGATCGTGGCGGTGCTCGAGCGCTCGGAGGACTTCCGGACGGCGACGTGCGAGCTCTGGCTGCCCGTGGAGCGCGCCTGA